The DNA region AAGATACAGGCTTTTTTCTTGAAAAATATACTGCTCATACTGGTGACAATGCCGATTGCAGCAATGACCCGCAAGTGAACTATAATAACAATTTTCGTATTTATCGCTTTTCTGAAACTTTGCTTAATGCAGCTGAACTTATAGCACGTAATGCTGGTTCGGGTGATGCTAAAGAATATTTGGATCGCGTGCGTAAACGTGCAGGATTAATTACCGAATTGGAACCTACAGTTGATAATATTATCGAAGAACGTCATTTGGAGTTTGTTGGTGAAGGTAAACGTTACTGGGATTTGGTTCGTACAGGTAAGGCTTCTACTGTGTTGGTTCCCGACGAATATGGTTATCGTACCAATACTTGGAGCATTAATAAAAAATACTTACCTATTCCACAAAGTGCTATTGATTCAGCACAAGGTTCGTTAACTCAAAACAATTATTAATCATTAAAAAGAAAAAGATTATGAAAAAAATATATAGTTATATCGGGGGCTTACTGCTGGTGTCAGTGCTTGCTTTTATGGCTTGCTCTCCGGAAGATTTTCCTTCTGTGTCTGAAGGAGGGATACCTATAGCTTCATCTTATGAAAATGCTGTTGAGATTCTTGTTGACCAAGAAACCAATCAGGTTACTTTCAATCTGAATAGTAAAGGCTGTATGCCTGTTTGGATTATAGATGGAAAAACTTATTCTACAGTAAACGGACTAAAGAAAATCTATATTAAGTCTGGTGATTATACGGTAGATGTAAGGATAGCTAATACGAATGGCATCAGTGATGGCACGTTTACAAAGACATTCCATGTTAATAATACGATTATTGATTTCACTAAATATATCACTTTCTTGAGTGGAGGGACATCTAAAGAGTGGATGGTAGCAAAAGATGAAGCAGGACACTTAGGCTGTGGTGAGACTGGGACTGATGGTTTGGGCTGGTATTCAGCTGCAGCTAATGAGAAGGTTGATATGGGACTTTATGATGATATTGTTACTTTTGATTCAGAAAAGAACTATACATATAATCCAGGTGAGGGTGGTACAGTGTTTGTGAATACGGGATGTTCTGCTTTTAGTGAATTTAATCCTAATGATGGTAAAGATTTTATGGCTACCGTTAGCGAGCAGAAAGCTACTTATGATTTTGATGTAGTGGGTAATGATCTATATATTACATTCCCTTCGCAAACGCTTTTCCCATACATTGCTAATGATGCCATTTATCAGGCTCCACGTTACAAAGTGCTTTCTATGGATACTAAGAAGATGGAACTAGTTTCTGATAATGGAGAAATAGCTTGGCACTATATCCTGACATGTGATAATACGAAAACATTTACAGGTTTCAAGTATAACCATGACTGTAATATGTGGAAGTCTGCAGTTGTAGCTGAACCTACATTCTATTATGCACCGGGATGGGCACAAATTGCTAATCCTGAATATACGCTGAATGGTAGTACTTATAAAGTAACCTTACCTGTTGCTACTACTGATAAATGGCAAGCTCAGATGGCTCTTGTATCTGACGTGACCACAAATTCTGCTACAACTTATGATTTTTCAGTAATACTCACTTCAAGTAAGAATCATGGAAACGTTACAATCAAATTGGTCGATAGCACAGATGACGGAAATTATTATTTTGAAGAGAGTCTGAAGTTGAAGGCTTATGAAGATTATGTCTTCTACCGGTCTGATATGCCTGGACTTGATATTGATAATGTAAAACTTGTCTTCGACTTTGGTGGCAATGAAACAGATACGGAGATGACTATTAAGAATATTGTAGTAAAAGAACATAGTTGTGACGATGGTACAGTACTTCCGACAGAAGAGCCGGAAGAACCGGAACCGGAGGTAACCTGGACTCCTGATGGCCCTGCTAATTTCTGGAATGGTGCTACAATCACGAATGAGTTCTATTATGCTCCTAATTGGAACCAGATTGCTGATCCTGATTTTGAGATAAATGGCAATATTTATAAGGTAACACTGCCAGAACTTACTACTGATCAGTGGCAGGCGCAGGTTAAATTCCTTACTGATATGCAGACTACTGTAGATAAGACTTATGATTTCCGTATTATTATGAATTCAACACAAAATATAAAGGGGGCAACTGTGAAGTTGGTACAACATGGTGATGATAATACATTTTATTTTGTTGAAAAGGTAGAATTGAAAGCCTATGAGGATGTAACTTTCCAGCAAATTAATATGACAGGTCTTGATATGTCAGCTGTAGATCTTGTGCTTGATTTTGGTGGTTGTCCTGCTAACACAGAGGTTACGGTAAGTGGCATTATATTGCAGGAACATAATGGTCCGGTAAAGATAAACTGGAATTATGATTCGGCTTGTAATATGTGGAAGAGTTCTAAATATACGAATGATTTTTATTATGCTCCTAATTGGAGTCCTATTGATAATCCTGGTTTTGAAGCCAATGGCAGTGCCTTCAATATAACATTGCCTACTGCTACAACTGATCAGTGGCAGGCACAGGTGAAGTTCTTGACGGATATGACTACGAATGCGTCCACATCGTATGATTTTCATTGTGTATTGAATTCCTCACAAAAGTTGAAAGCTACACTAAAGCTGGTGTTACATGGTGATGATAATACTTTCTATTTTGTTGAGAGAGTGGATTTGGCTGCTTATGAAGATTATACATTTGAGCAGACAGCTATGCCTGGCATTGATATGAATAATGTCGATTTTGTACTTGATTTTGGTAGCAATCCGGATAATACGGAAGTCACTGTTAGTAATATTATTTTAAAAGAATCCAGTTGTAACGAATAATAGTTAATAATTAATGTGCACGGTTGATCATATGAAATTAGCCGTGCATGTTTTAATATATTAGATTATGAAATGTATGAATTTATACTCTTTATTATTAGTGTTGTTAATTTTTGTGAGTTGTGGAAGTAGCAATGATGCCTCTGGAATAATTGCTCCTACTGTCAATGTATTACCTACTCAGGTATCAGCTACTTATGAAGGAGTTGTTACAAAGTTATCGATTACTTCCGATCAGGAATGGACAGCTTTTAGTGGAGATGCTTGTAAAGAATGGGTTAGCTGTAAAACATCTGGTAGTATTGGTACACAAGGTACTGTGGAAGTGACAGTTAAAGCTAATACAGACAATCAGTCTCGTGAAGGAGAAATTATAGTGAAGTCTGGAATAACTCGTATTTCGATTCCTGTATCTCAGGAGGCAAAACCAGAAGCACCTGTGGATCCAGATATACAGATTCCTGAAGGATACAAATTAGTTTGGCAAGATGAATTTAATAATACTTCTCTGAGTACTCCAGATGAAAGTCTATGGAAATATGAAACAGGTCATGGTACCAATGGTTGGGGTAATAATGAAATTCAGAACTATATTGCTGGTTCTAAGGATGGAGTTGTATGTGCAGATGTAAGTAATGGTACTTTAAAAATCATAGCGCAGAAGGTGGGTGATGAAGTCTATTCCATTCGCATGAATACCCGGACAAATTGGAAATATGGTTACTTTGAAGCTCGTTTGAAACTGCCGAAAGGAAAAGGTACTTGGCCTGCTTTCTGGATGTTACCTGATCCATTCACCAGCTGGCCTGATGGTGGAGAGATTGATATAATGGAAGAAGTGGGATATGATCCTAATAATGTACTTTCTACTATTCATTGTGGTGCTTATAATGGCAGTAACGGAAAGCAAAAAGGAGATGGCTCTTATATAGCTACAGCTCAAACTGATTTTCATATATATGCAGCAGAATGGACTGAGGATTATATAAGTTTTCTTGTAGATGGAAAAGAGCATTTTCGTTATACTAATGATAAAACAGGTACTGCTACCTGGCCTTTCTTTACTAACTTTAATTTGAAGTTAAATCTTGCGTGGGGAGGTAATTGGGGAGGTGCTCAAGGCATAGATGAATCGGCCTTACCTGCAACTTATGAGATTGACTATGTACGTGTGTTTCAGAAAAAATAATTGAATAGAAGATATGAAAACTATTAAGATATTCTTTGCCTGCCTGCTTTTACTTCCTTTTGTCTCTTGTACGCAAGTGGCAAATAAAGGCAGTGATGCGGCAATCGAGAAAAAAGTAGAATCTCTCTTGTCCAAGATGACCCTTGAAGAGAAAATCGGTCAGATGAACCAGATTTCCTCTTATGGTAATATCGAGGATATGAGTGCTTTGATTAAGAAAGGTGAAATCGGTTCCATCTTGAATGAGGTGGATCCGGTGCGTATTAATGCGCTACAGCGCGTGGCAATGGAAGAATCCCGGTTGGGTATTCCTTTGCTGATAGCACGTGATGTCATTCACGGGTTTAAAACAATTTTCCCTATTCCCTTGGGACAAGCGGCTTCGTTCAATCCGCAGGTAGCAAAAGACGGGGCACGGGTAGCAGCTATTGAAGCTTCGTCTGTAGGTATCCGGTGGACTTTTGCGCCAATGATTGATATTGCTCGCGATCCTCGCTGGGGACGTATTGCCGAAGGGTGTGGTGAAGATACGTACCTTACTTCCGTAATGGGAGCTGCTATGGTAGAAGGTTTTCAGGGAGATTCGCTGAATAGCCCTACTTCAATTGCGGCTTGCCCTAAACATTTTGTAGGTTACGGTGCAGCCGAAGGAGGACGTGATTATAATTCCACTTTCATTCCCGAACGTCGTCTACGCAATGTTTATTTGCCGCCTTTTGAAGCTGCCACCAAAGCGGGTGCAGCCACGTTTATGACTTCATTCAATGATAATGATGGGGTTCCATCTACCGGGAATGCTTTCATTTTGAAAAACGTACTCCGTGATGAGTGGGGATTCGATGGCTTTGTTGTGACGGACTGGGCTTCTGCCAGCGAAATGATAAGCCATGGTTTTGCAGCCGGTTCAAAAGAAGCGGCAATGAAATCTGTGAATGCAGGAGTAGATATGGAAATGGTGAGTTACACTTTTGTGAAGGAATTGCCGGAATTGGTGAAAGAAGGAAAGGTGAAAGAAAGCACTATTGATGAGGCCGTTCGCAATATTTTACGTATCAAGTATCGTTTGGGACTGTTTGATGCTCCTTATGTAGACGAAAAACAACCATCTGTCATGTATGCTCCTTCTCATTTGGAAGCAGCTAAGCAAGCGGCTGTCGAATCGGTTATTCTGCTGAAGAATGATAGGGAAGTGTTGCCGTTACAGCCATCCGTGAAAACTGTTGCAGTGGTAGGACCTATGGCTAATGCACCTTATGAACAGTTGGGTACTTGGATATTTGATGGTGAGAAAGCTCGTACTCTGACTCCGTTGAACGCTATTAAGGAAATGGTTGGCGATAAAGTACAGGTGATTTATGAACCGGGACTGGCATATAGTCGTGAGAAAAATCCGGTAAGTGTGGCTAAAGCGGCTGCCGCCGCTGCGCGTGCAGATGTCATTCTTGCTTTTGTGGGTGAAGAATCTATTCTTTCGGGTGAAGCTCACTGCTTGGCTGATCTGGACCTGCAAGGCGATCAGGAAGCTTTGATTACAGCTTTGGCTAAGACGGGTAAACCTGTAGTGACTATTGTGATGGCGGGTCGTCCGTTGACTATAGGTAAGGAAGTCGAAGAATCGACTGCTGTTCTCTATTCATTCCATCCGGGCACGATGGGCGGTCCTGCATTGGCTGATCTGCTTTGGGGGAAGGCTGTGCCGAGCGGAAAGACACCGGTTACTTTCCCGAAGATGGTGGGACAAATTCCTGTGTACTACGCTCATAACAATACCGGACGTCCGGCTACACGGAATGAAGTGTTGCTGAATGATATTGCTGTTGAGGCCGGACAGACTTCACTGGGATGTACTTCATTCTATATGGATGCAGGTTTTGATCCCTTGTTCCCGTTTGGCTATGGTCTGTCGTACACCACATTTAAGTATAGCAACATCAAACTGGCATCTGATGTACTGAAAAAAGATGATGTGCTGACAGTGACATTCGATCTGGAAAATACCGGGAAATATGAAGGAACGGAAGTAGCTCAGCTGTATATACAGGATAAGATTGGTTCCGTGACCCGCCCGGTGAAAGAACTGAAACGTTTCACTCGTGTGACATTGAAGCCGGGTGAGAAGAAAAGCGTTTCGTTTGAACTCCCTATTAGTGAACTTGCATTTTGGAACATAGATATGGCTAAAGTTGTGGAGCCCGGAGACTTTGGGCTCTGGGTAGCAACGGATAGTCAGTCCGGAGAAGAAGTTTTCTTCAAGGTAGTAGACTGATTGGTGATTTTAAGGTTAAAGTAGGAGAGGGGCGGTCCGTGATGGTTCGCCCCTCTTGATTATTTTATGACACTTAAATAGAATTCATGATTATTTTATGCGTTTATAACCGTAAACAGCATTAGCGCCCAGTTCTTCTTCGATACGAAGCAACTGATTATATTTTGCCATACGGTCGGAACGACTCAATGAACCGGTTTTGATTTGTCCGCTATTGGTGGCAACGGCGATGTCGGCAATCGTAGCGTCTTCCGTTTCACCGGAGCGATGGGAGGTCACGGTAGTGTATCCGTGGCGGTGAGCCATTTCGATGGCATTCAATGTTTCGGTCAGGGAACCGATTTGGTTTACTTTAATTAGAATAGAGTTGGCACAACCTTTTTCAATACCCATGGCCAGGAAGTCAACGTTGGTAACAAAGAGGTCGTCACCTACCAACTGGCAACGGTCGCCGATGCGGTCGGTAAGTTTCTTCCAGCCTTCCCAGTCATTTTCGCTCATGCCGTCTTCGATAGAGTCGATGGGGAATTGGTTGATAAGTTGTTCCAGGTAGTCAATCTGTTCGTCGGCTGTGCGTTTCTTGCCTTTCTCGCCTTCAAACTTGGTATAGTCGTAGATTCCGTCTTTATAGAATTCGGAAGAAGCGCAGTCCATGGCAATCATTACATCTTTGCCCGGTTCGTATCCGGCAGCTTTGATGGCGGCAATAATACTGTTCAGAGCATCTTCTGTACCTTCCAGATTTGGTGCAAAACCGCCTTCGTCACCTACAGCAGTACTCAGGCCACGATCTTTCAGTACTTTCTTTAAAGCGTGGAATACTTCGGCACCCATGCGCAGACCTTCACGGAAGGAAGTTGCACCTACAGGGCGTATCATGAATTCCTGGAAGGCAATAGGAGCGTCACTGTGTGAACCACCGTTGATGATATTCATCATTGGTACGGGCATTACGTATGTATTGGTACCACCGATGTAGCGGTACAGGGGGATATCGAGATAAGCGGCGGCAGCTTTAGCTACGGCGAGGGATACGCCGAGAATAGCATTTGCGCCCAGATTTGATTTTGTTTTTGTTCCATCCAATGCCAGCATGGTATGATCGATGCCCATCTGGTCGAGGGCTGACATTCCGACAAGTTTCGGAGCGATAATATCATTGATGTTTTCTACAGCTTTTAATACGCCTTTGCCTCCATAACGTCCTTTGTCGCCATCACGGAGTTCCAATGCTTCGTGTTCTCCCGTAGAAGCGCCGGAAGGAACGGAAGCACGGCCCATAAAGCCTGATTCCAACATTACATCTACTTCCACTGTGGGATTTCCTCTTGAATCGAGGATTTCACGTCCGATAATCTTTTCTATTTTCATAATTATGATATTATTTGTAATTATTTTAAATAGTGAACAAGAAACAATCGGTTTTTGTTCAGGAAAGTAGTACTGTAATTGCAATTAGATTATCATTTTCCGCCAACTGCTCCCCCCGCCAATGCAGCCAATATTCCCAGCGTGATGCTGATTAAGGTATATGCTATAAACGTTCCATAGAAACCACCTTTCAGCAAGGTCAGACCATCATTGGAAAAAGTAGAGAAAGTGGTGAATCCACCGCAGAAACCGGCAGTCAATAACAGACGCATTTCGGGCGAGAGATTAAAACGGGCGGAAAGGGTATAAAACAATCCGATGAGAAAACTGCCGAAGATATTGACTGTAAATGTTGCCCAAGGAAAGGAATAGGGGATGATCCGTTCGTGCAGTAGTTCCTGTACGTAGTAACGGAGTACACTGCCTGTTCCGCCACCAAGGAAAATGCATATCAATTCTTTCATTTTATTCTGTTATTATTCCGATAATGTTTGCAAAGGTACAATTTTTCATTTATATCGGGTTTATATTCCGGCTTTTTCCCTTAATGCTTAAAAATCAGAAACTAAACCAGTTATGCAAACGTTTGCCGGTAAATCATCTATATTTTCATTTTATTCCTTCGTTCACATGTCATTTCATCCTTATATTTGCATCACGATTATAATTCTCTAAAATAATTCAAATCATGAAAAACATGAAAGCAATCAAATTGTTCTGTCTCCTGCTCTTTTTGTTTGTAAGCAACTGGGCAATGGCCGAGAGTATCACCTCGCCGAACGGACAACTGCAACTGAACTTTTCAGTGAACGCACAAGGTGAACCGATCTATGAACTTTCCTACAAAGGAAAAGCTGTTATCAAACCTTCTAAACTCGGCTTGGAACTGAAAGATGCTCCGGGGCTGATGAATGGATTTACACTGGCAAATACCCAAACTTCCACTTTTGATGAGACTTGGGAGCCGGTATGGGGTGAAGTGAAACAAATTCGCAACCATTATAATGAGATGGCTGTAACGTTGAACCAGAAAGCGCAAGATCGCAATATGATCATCCGCTTCCGTCTGTTTGATGACGGTTTGGGTTTCCGTTACGAATTCCCTTTGTCTAAGAACCTGAATTATTTCGTTATCAAGGAAGAGCATACTCAGTTTGCCATGACGGGCGATCACACAGCTTTCTGGATACCGGGTGATTATGATACACAGGAATATGATTATACAGAATCTAAGCTCTCTGAAATCCGTGGCTTGATGGATGGTGCAATCACTCCTAATTCTTCACAGACTACGTTCTCTCCGACGGGTGTACAGACTTCTCTGCAAATGAAAACAGCTGACGGTCTTTATATTAACCTGCATGAGGCTGCTTTGGTGGATTACTCCTGTATGCATCTTAATCTGGATGATAAGAATTTCGTATTCGAATCCTGGCTTACTCCTGATGCAAAAGGGGATAAGGGATATCTGCAAGCTCCCTGTAAGTCTCCGTGGCGTACGGTTATCGTAAGTGATGACGCCCGTGATATTCTGAATTCCAAACTGACGTTGAATCTGAATGAGCCTTGTGCTTATGAAGATGTTTCCTGGATTAAGCCGGTGAAATATGTAGGCGTATGGTGGGAAATGATTGCCGGAAAGAGCACTTGGGCTTATACCGATGATCTGCCTTCTGTAAAATTGGGTGAAACGGATTATGCCAAAACTAAACCTAACGGACGTCATGGCGCTACCAATGAGAACGTAAAACGTTATATAGACTTTGCTGCTGAAAATGGCCTTGATCAAGTGCTGGTAGAAGGTTGGAACGAAGGATGGGAAGACTGGTTCGGTCATTCTAAAGATTATGTATTTGATTTTGTAACTCCATATCCTGACTTTGATGTAAAGATGTTGAACGCTTACGCTAAAAGTAAGGGTGTGAAATTGATGATGCACCATGAAACTTCGGCATCCGTACGCAATTATGAACGTCATATGGATAAAGCCTACCAGTTTATGGTAGACAACGGTTACAATGCAGTGAAGAGTGGTTATGTAGGCAATATGATTCCTCGTGGAGAGCATCACTACGGTCAGTGGATGAACAACCATTATCTGTACGCCGTGACTAAAGCTGCTGAGTATAAAATTTGCGTAAATGCCCATGAAGCTGTGCGTCCTACCGGACTTTGCCGTACTTATCCTAACCTGATTGGTAACGAGTCTGCCCGTGGTACGGAATATGAGGCTTTTGGTGGCAGTAAACCGTTCCACACTACCTTGCTTCCATTTAATCGTCTGATTGGTGGCCCGATGGATTATACTCCGGGTATCTTCGATACAAAACTTGATTTCATGGGCGATCTGCCTCATGGACAGGTACAGACTACTCTCTGTAAGCAGTTGGCTCTTTACGTGACATTATACAGTCCGTTGCAGATGGCTGCCGATTTAGTAGAGAATTATGAGAAGCACATGGATGCTTTCCAATTCATCAAAGATGTAGCGGTAGATTGGGATGATAGTAAATATCTGGAAGCGGAACCGGGTGATTATATTACGGCAGCTCGTAAGGCGAAAGGAACGAATAACTGGTTTGTAGGTGGCATCACAGATGAGAATGCACGTACTGCTAACTTTACTCTGGATTTTCTGGAACCTGGCAAGCAATATGTAGCTACTCTTTATGCTGATGGTAAAGATGCTGACTACAAAGAGAATCCGACTTCTTATCAGATAAAGAAAGGTATTGTGACCAGTAAGACTAAGATGTCTGTGAAGTTGGCACGTAGTGGTGGCTTCGCCCTGAGTCTGATTGAGGCTACTCCGGCAGATAAGAAGGCTATGAAGAAATGGAGATAGACTAAGATTCCGGATAACTCTCAGATTGAGAGGTACTCTAAAATTAGGGTAAAAAGAGGTTTTTATTAGGCATTAGGTAAATAAGGGGTGTGTCAGGCTATAAATTAGACACACTCCTTTCTTTTTTCTTTGTATGACTTCGTAAGTATGTAAACTACAGTTGTGGCCACTAGAAAAGTAAGTATCCTAATCTAAAGAAGTAAGCTATGTGAGAGCAAGTAGAAGGTATGTTATCGTTTTATCTACCACCTTTCAGGAGTAGGAAGTAAGGATATTGCAAAATAGAATCGATGCTTCCACAACTTAATAAGATGATTGAGCAAGAACTTGATGGTATGGCTTGATTACCTCTGAAATGGGAGGCTTTGCATTGACTCGATGGTTGCAGATAATGCACTGAATTATATCATTTGTCACTAAATTTGAATAAGCTTTAGAAGTCTTGTGATGTAACAAAGTTTGTCCTGTTTGCAAGGCATTAAGAGCCTGCTTACAAGAAGTTAAGAGTTTGTCGACAAACTCTTAACTTCTTGTAAGTGACTAATTCTCAGAGTAGTTTTAAAGTGCCTTTGTAGTTGAGGTAATGAACGAATAGTGTTAAATAAAATTCTTTATTGTTTGGTGTGTTAAGCATAGCTTGTATAGGGCTACACCTTTTGCCGCAAAGGGTGTAGCCTTACATACAAAAGGGTGTAGCCATCCGGGGTAAATGGTGTAGCCCTTTTGGTAGTGCCCTTACAGGTACTTGTGGATGGGATTAAATGATATGATTAGAATTATTTTTATTAAATACTTTGTTCTTTCGAAAATCCCCCTTATCTTTGTGCCCATTAAACGAACGATTAATAGTATATTTTGTTCTATTAAGTCTTTTGTTTACAGTATATTAGAAGTCGAGAACTGTGCTTTTTCAGCAAAATCAGCTTTTCCAGTCTTCAAAAGTGCCTGTTTGCACTTCCTGCGATAGGGAGTCTGAATTTAGGCCGTTGAACGTAGCAAATTCACCATCACGGATTTACGTTTTAACCGGAAGGAATTTTCATTCCCCGGTGTCCCCAAGAAATATCCAGACGAGAACAGTTAATCATTCATGAGCTCTCAATCTTCCATTCTGAATTCTGAATATCATTGGTATGCTTTGCGTATCACCTATAGCCGGGAACTCGTTCTGAAAGAGTTTTTGGATAAGAATAATATCGAAAACTTCATTCCTATGCGTTATGAATATGTAACGCGGAAGGAGCAACGTATTCGTAAACTCGTTCCTGCCATACATAACCTGGTTTTCATTTATTCCACTCGTAAGAAGATTGACGAAATTAAGGAGGAAAATGCTGTTCTACTACCTCTTCGTTATATAATGGATCGTGAGACGAAGCAGCCGATTATCGTTCCTGAAATCCAAATGCGCCACTTTATAGCCATCGCCGGCTCTTACGACCAACAAGTAATTTACTTGCCACCTACGGAATATTCCATGCAGAAAGGAGATCGTGTCCGCATCACTGGTGGGGTTTTCGAAGGTGTCGAAGGTATATTTGTTCGTGTAAAAGGTGATCGTCGGGTAGTTGTTTCTATTCAGGGGGTTATGGCAGTAGCTACCACTTTTATTCATCCCTCTCTTATTGTTCCGGTAACAGAAGAATAATTCATAATTTATAATTTTTAATTCATAGTTATATGAAGTCTCAAATCGATGCTTTGCGTCAACTTACGCATGAGCTTCTTTATCTTGGTATGGATGGTGAACCCATTTATGCAGATCGTTTTCGCCAATTGAATTCGGATGTTTATAATCAGGCAGAAACCTTGTATCGGAAGAAAGCCCGGAATGACGAAGAAGAGGTGATTCTTTGTACTACTCTCTTGAAAGCTTATAGTGCTACAATTTACAATCATGGGGATAAGGAAGATAAAGTTCAGATGCTACTTGATCGCAGTTGGAAAATATTGAATAAAATATCTGATTCGCTGTTGAAATGTCGATTATTGGTGGCCTGTTATAGAGAGACGTTAGAGGAAGAATTAGCAAAAGAAGCACATATAATTATAAATAGTTGGGATGGCTTGTTCACTAGTGAGC from Bacteroides sp. MSB163 includes:
- a CDS encoding UpxY family transcription antiterminator → MSSQSSILNSEYHWYALRITYSRELVLKEFLDKNNIENFIPMRYEYVTRKEQRIRKLVPAIHNLVFIYSTRKKIDEIKEENAVLLPLRYIMDRETKQPIIVPEIQMRHFIAIAGSYDQQVIYLPPTEYSMQKGDRVRITGGVFEGVEGIFVRVKGDRRVVVSIQGVMAVATTFIHPSLIVPVTEE
- a CDS encoding glycoside hydrolase family 97 protein, with translation MKNMKAIKLFCLLLFLFVSNWAMAESITSPNGQLQLNFSVNAQGEPIYELSYKGKAVIKPSKLGLELKDAPGLMNGFTLANTQTSTFDETWEPVWGEVKQIRNHYNEMAVTLNQKAQDRNMIIRFRLFDDGLGFRYEFPLSKNLNYFVIKEEHTQFAMTGDHTAFWIPGDYDTQEYDYTESKLSEIRGLMDGAITPNSSQTTFSPTGVQTSLQMKTADGLYINLHEAALVDYSCMHLNLDDKNFVFESWLTPDAKGDKGYLQAPCKSPWRTVIVSDDARDILNSKLTLNLNEPCAYEDVSWIKPVKYVGVWWEMIAGKSTWAYTDDLPSVKLGETDYAKTKPNGRHGATNENVKRYIDFAAENGLDQVLVEGWNEGWEDWFGHSKDYVFDFVTPYPDFDVKMLNAYAKSKGVKLMMHHETSASVRNYERHMDKAYQFMVDNGYNAVKSGYVGNMIPRGEHHYGQWMNNHYLYAVTKAAEYKICVNAHEAVRPTGLCRTYPNLIGNESARGTEYEAFGGSKPFHTTLLPFNRLIGGPMDYTPGIFDTKLDFMGDLPHGQVQTTLCKQLALYVTLYSPLQMAADLVENYEKHMDAFQFIKDVAVDWDDSKYLEAEPGDYITAARKAKGTNNWFVGGITDENARTANFTLDFLEPGKQYVATLYADGKDADYKENPTSYQIKKGIVTSKTKMSVKLARSGGFALSLIEATPADKKAMKKWR
- a CDS encoding family 16 glycosylhydrolase — protein: MKCMNLYSLLLVLLIFVSCGSSNDASGIIAPTVNVLPTQVSATYEGVVTKLSITSDQEWTAFSGDACKEWVSCKTSGSIGTQGTVEVTVKANTDNQSREGEIIVKSGITRISIPVSQEAKPEAPVDPDIQIPEGYKLVWQDEFNNTSLSTPDESLWKYETGHGTNGWGNNEIQNYIAGSKDGVVCADVSNGTLKIIAQKVGDEVYSIRMNTRTNWKYGYFEARLKLPKGKGTWPAFWMLPDPFTSWPDGGEIDIMEEVGYDPNNVLSTIHCGAYNGSNGKQKGDGSYIATAQTDFHIYAAEWTEDYISFLVDGKEHFRYTNDKTGTATWPFFTNFNLKLNLAWGGNWGGAQGIDESALPATYEIDYVRVFQKK
- a CDS encoding UpxZ family transcription anti-terminator antagonist; the encoded protein is MKSQIDALRQLTHELLYLGMDGEPIYADRFRQLNSDVYNQAETLYRKKARNDEEEVILCTTLLKAYSATIYNHGDKEDKVQMLLDRSWKILNKISDSLLKCRLLVACYRETLEEELAKEAHIIINSWDGLFTSEQQEVINELDKIE
- the bglX gene encoding beta-glucosidase BglX, which encodes MKTIKIFFACLLLLPFVSCTQVANKGSDAAIEKKVESLLSKMTLEEKIGQMNQISSYGNIEDMSALIKKGEIGSILNEVDPVRINALQRVAMEESRLGIPLLIARDVIHGFKTIFPIPLGQAASFNPQVAKDGARVAAIEASSVGIRWTFAPMIDIARDPRWGRIAEGCGEDTYLTSVMGAAMVEGFQGDSLNSPTSIAACPKHFVGYGAAEGGRDYNSTFIPERRLRNVYLPPFEAATKAGAATFMTSFNDNDGVPSTGNAFILKNVLRDEWGFDGFVVTDWASASEMISHGFAAGSKEAAMKSVNAGVDMEMVSYTFVKELPELVKEGKVKESTIDEAVRNILRIKYRLGLFDAPYVDEKQPSVMYAPSHLEAAKQAAVESVILLKNDREVLPLQPSVKTVAVVGPMANAPYEQLGTWIFDGEKARTLTPLNAIKEMVGDKVQVIYEPGLAYSREKNPVSVAKAAAAAARADVILAFVGEESILSGEAHCLADLDLQGDQEALITALAKTGKPVVTIVMAGRPLTIGKEVEESTAVLYSFHPGTMGGPALADLLWGKAVPSGKTPVTFPKMVGQIPVYYAHNNTGRPATRNEVLLNDIAVEAGQTSLGCTSFYMDAGFDPLFPFGYGLSYTTFKYSNIKLASDVLKKDDVLTVTFDLENTGKYEGTEVAQLYIQDKIGSVTRPVKELKRFTRVTLKPGEKKSVSFELPISELAFWNIDMAKVVEPGDFGLWVATDSQSGEEVFFKVVD
- the eno gene encoding phosphopyruvate hydratase, yielding MKIEKIIGREILDSRGNPTVEVDVMLESGFMGRASVPSGASTGEHEALELRDGDKGRYGGKGVLKAVENINDIIAPKLVGMSALDQMGIDHTMLALDGTKTKSNLGANAILGVSLAVAKAAAAYLDIPLYRYIGGTNTYVMPVPMMNIINGGSHSDAPIAFQEFMIRPVGATSFREGLRMGAEVFHALKKVLKDRGLSTAVGDEGGFAPNLEGTEDALNSIIAAIKAAGYEPGKDVMIAMDCASSEFYKDGIYDYTKFEGEKGKKRTADEQIDYLEQLINQFPIDSIEDGMSENDWEGWKKLTDRIGDRCQLVGDDLFVTNVDFLAMGIEKGCANSILIKVNQIGSLTETLNAIEMAHRHGYTTVTSHRSGETEDATIADIAVATNSGQIKTGSLSRSDRMAKYNQLLRIEEELGANAVYGYKRIK
- the crcB gene encoding fluoride efflux transporter CrcB; amino-acid sequence: MKELICIFLGGGTGSVLRYYVQELLHERIIPYSFPWATFTVNIFGSFLIGLFYTLSARFNLSPEMRLLLTAGFCGGFTTFSTFSNDGLTLLKGGFYGTFIAYTLISITLGILAALAGGAVGGK